The Arachis hypogaea cultivar Tifrunner chromosome 16, arahy.Tifrunner.gnm2.J5K5, whole genome shotgun sequence genome contains a region encoding:
- the LOC112757077 gene encoding uncharacterized protein, which produces MIQVCLLPLFLLPIIDILFYYVMEIFVQKEGYAMAHGAHRHDSAVIIKSIFHLLLKTSLFGWEYRKPDRASLACPYNPIAKTDGKEK; this is translated from the exons ATGATTCAGGTTTGCTTGTTGCCCCTCTTCCTTCTTCCCATCATCGACATACTCTTCTATTATGTCATG GAAATCTTTGTTCAGAAAGAAGGGTATGCCATGGCCCATGGAGCACACAGACATGATTCCGCGgtaataataaaatcaatttttcatttactGTTGAAAACTTCA CTTTTCGGTTGGGAGTACAGGAAACCAGACAGGGCTTCACTGGCTTGTCCATATAACCCTATAGCCAAAACGGATGGTAAGGAAAAGTAA